One window of the Scyliorhinus torazame isolate Kashiwa2021f chromosome 24, sScyTor2.1, whole genome shotgun sequence genome contains the following:
- the LOC140400129 gene encoding histone H2B-like: MADEKKPTSKPASKKGAKKVIKKPAVKGGKKRRRSRKESYSIYIYKVMKQVHPDTGISSKAMSIMNSFVNDIFERIAGEASRLAHYNKRSTISSREIQTAVRLLLPGELAKHAVSEGTKAVTKYTSSK; encoded by the coding sequence atggctgacgagaagaaaccaacatcgaaaccagcttccaagaagggagccaagaaagtaattaagaaaccggcagtaaagggcggcaagaagcgaCGAAgatcgaggaaggagagttactccatctacatctacaaagtgatgaagcaggttcaccccgacaccggcatctcctccaaggccatgagcatcatgaattccttcgtcaacgatattttcgagcgcatcgcgggtgaggcttcccgcctcgcccattacaacaagcgcagcaccatcagctcccgggagatccagaccgccgtgcgcctgctgctgcccggggaactggccaagcacgccgtgtcggaagggacaaaggcggtgaccaagtacaccagctccaagtaa
- the LOC140400130 gene encoding histone H2B-like: MADEKKPTSKPASKKGAKKVIKKPAVKGGKKRRRSRKESYSIYIYKVMKQVHPDTGISSKAMSIMNSFVNDIFERIAGEASRLAHYNKRSTISSREIQTAVRLLLPGELAKHAVSEGTKAVTKYTSSK, encoded by the coding sequence atggctgacgagaagaaaccaacatcgaaaccagcttccaagaagggagccaagaaagtcattaagaaacctgcagtaaagggcggcaagaagcggcgaaggtcgaggaaggagagttactccatctacatctacaaagtgatgaagcaggttcaccccgacaccggcatctcctccaaggccatgagcatcatgaattcgttcgtcaacgatattttcgagcgcatcgcgggtgaggcttcccgcctggcccattacaacaagcgcagcaccattagctcccgggagatccagaccgccgtgcgcctgctgctgcccggggaactggccaagcacgccgtgtcggaagggacaaaggcggtgaccaagtacaccagctccaagtaa